One segment of Bradyrhizobium sp. CB2312 DNA contains the following:
- a CDS encoding lytic transglycosylase domain-containing protein, with the protein MNQCLRSLACVVAVAAMAFFPAELAAKSSHKSSAPKKTHEAKAGKQRHAAAKSRHGKHAEAKRKSKKQDDEPADKPAPPPLTGDLAALKDAIDLARKGKADDANAARDRIADPAGQKLADWFMLRHSESTAPFKRYAGFLAANPDWPSSALLRRRAEARLWQEKSDAATVHKFTLDRPTSAKGKFALARVLLSEGDTDRAARLVREAWRGDELSERSEEDSYEAFRDLLTAEDHRARMDKRLGAKDYGAARRAAKRLGEDALAIVKACAAVTGKANKAKDYLDDVPAEARGDLGYVLCRAQWHLQKDRIDDAAEVILAAAPGMMTAQDTDAWWRERRLLARKLLDQGKSKTAYDVVRTAAVPAMEVYRIDYHFMCGWIALRYLDDPRTAMAHFAAIDEGSVNPIALSRAHYWRGRAAEAMGATADARMSYQAAALYPTAYYGQLARTKLGIDRIELRAPSPVLAAADTPPADERVRAADMLYGIGERDTVFYYAEDFAKESNDVASLEALGELAGRRNDARVMLEVGKSALARGLALDHYAFPTIGIPEHKQVAPAIETSVIYSVARTESSFDQRDKSPANAVGLMQVTPEAGRDTAKRFGLTYDWDRMVSDPVYNTQMGAAELSALLSEYRGNQIMTFAGYNAGRGRVREWVQARGDPRDPNVDPVDWVERIPLSETRNYVQRVMENVLVYRARFEGGGVVADKSDQRVVTHQAGATAPVAAAATAP; encoded by the coding sequence ATGAACCAGTGCCTACGCTCGCTCGCGTGTGTCGTTGCCGTGGCCGCGATGGCCTTCTTTCCCGCCGAATTGGCGGCGAAGAGCAGTCACAAATCATCCGCGCCGAAGAAGACGCATGAGGCGAAGGCCGGCAAGCAGCGCCACGCCGCGGCCAAGTCGCGGCACGGCAAGCATGCCGAGGCCAAGCGCAAATCGAAGAAGCAGGACGACGAGCCCGCGGACAAGCCGGCTCCGCCGCCGCTGACCGGCGATCTCGCGGCGCTCAAGGACGCGATCGACCTCGCCCGCAAGGGCAAGGCGGATGATGCGAACGCCGCGCGCGACCGCATCGCTGATCCCGCCGGACAAAAGCTCGCCGACTGGTTCATGCTGCGTCATTCCGAGAGCACCGCGCCTTTCAAGCGCTACGCCGGCTTCCTCGCCGCCAATCCGGACTGGCCGAGCAGCGCGCTGCTGCGCCGCCGCGCCGAAGCGCGGCTGTGGCAGGAGAAGAGCGACGCGGCCACCGTGCACAAATTCACGCTGGACCGGCCGACCAGCGCCAAGGGCAAGTTTGCGCTGGCCCGCGTGCTGCTGAGCGAAGGCGACACCGACCGGGCCGCACGGCTGGTGCGTGAGGCCTGGCGCGGTGATGAATTGTCCGAACGCAGCGAGGAGGATTCCTACGAGGCATTCCGCGATCTCCTCACCGCTGAGGATCATCGCGCGCGCATGGACAAGCGCCTCGGCGCCAAGGACTATGGCGCTGCGCGGCGCGCGGCAAAACGGCTCGGCGAGGATGCGCTCGCGATCGTCAAGGCCTGCGCCGCCGTCACCGGCAAGGCCAACAAGGCCAAGGACTATCTCGACGACGTGCCGGCGGAGGCGCGCGGCGATCTCGGCTATGTGCTGTGCCGCGCGCAGTGGCATCTCCAGAAGGACCGGATCGACGACGCGGCCGAGGTGATCCTCGCCGCCGCGCCCGGCATGATGACCGCGCAGGACACCGACGCCTGGTGGCGCGAACGGCGCCTGCTGGCGCGCAAGCTGCTCGACCAGGGCAAGTCAAAGACCGCCTACGACGTGGTGCGCACGGCTGCGGTGCCGGCGATGGAGGTCTACCGCATCGACTATCACTTCATGTGCGGCTGGATCGCGCTGCGCTATCTCGACGATCCCAGGACCGCGATGGCGCACTTCGCCGCCATCGACGAGGGCTCGGTCAATCCGATCGCGCTGTCGCGCGCGCACTACTGGCGCGGCCGTGCCGCCGAGGCCATGGGCGCAACCGCGGACGCGCGGATGAGCTATCAGGCCGCGGCACTCTATCCGACCGCCTATTATGGCCAGCTCGCGCGCACCAAGCTCGGCATCGACCGCATCGAGCTGCGGGCGCCCTCGCCCGTGCTGGCCGCTGCCGATACGCCCCCCGCCGACGAGCGCGTGCGTGCCGCCGACATGCTCTACGGCATCGGCGAGCGCGACACGGTGTTCTACTATGCCGAGGATTTCGCCAAGGAGAGCAACGATGTCGCGTCGCTCGAAGCGCTCGGCGAACTCGCCGGCCGCCGCAACGATGCGCGCGTGATGCTGGAGGTCGGCAAGTCGGCGCTGGCGCGCGGGCTCGCGCTCGACCATTACGCCTTCCCGACCATCGGCATCCCCGAGCACAAGCAGGTCGCGCCCGCGATCGAGACCAGCGTGATCTATTCGGTCGCGCGCACCGAGAGCTCGTTCGACCAGCGCGACAAGTCGCCCGCCAACGCGGTCGGCCTGATGCAGGTGACGCCGGAAGCCGGCCGCGACACCGCAAAGCGCTTCGGCCTGACCTATGACTGGGACAGGATGGTGTCCGATCCCGTCTACAACACGCAGATGGGCGCCGCCGAGCTCAGCGCGCTGTTGTCGGAATATCGCGGCAACCAGATCATGACCTTCGCCGGCTACAATGCCGGCCGCGGCCGGGTGCGCGAATGGGTGCAGGCGCGCGGCGATCCCAGAGATCCCAATGTCGACCCGGTCGACTGGGTCGAGCGCATTCCGCTGTCGGAGACGCGCAACTACGTCCAGCGCGTGATGGAGAACGTGCTGGTGTATCGCGCAAGGTTCGAGGGTGGCGGCGTGGTCGCCGACAAGAGCGATCAGCGCGTGGTGACGCACCAGGCCGGCGCAACCGCACCCGTGGCGGCCGCAGCAACCGCTCCCTAG
- a CDS encoding adenylate/guanylate cyclase domain-containing protein: MPLFNQTIRRKIVGIALGLIVLMLVTSILSMVMSSQVGVLLDELTNRYIPAYGDLARANIRSLERSVALRRMVMMKMQEAPDEEAYAARLKEFEEADRRIEQETSDARSHINAIIDDSRTPSDNAALARIDTRIETAVSELRHGMNEDHARLLKQIDAKQMPEARGTLEHLDALRDQFNQRIDGIRGDMLKQVFASTSTVVGRQHQAIIISGIVTLLAAVVGFVFALLVSSGITRPVRLLLAGTREVEAGRFDKPITVSTKDEIGELAAAFNRMVEQLRHNERVRETFGRYIDPKVVQGLIDRPEVSIDGQRRVMTIMFCDMSGFTSMSEGMTPRGLVKVMNHYFTVMSGPIRSNRGVIDKYIGDAIMAYWGPPFIEEDEPALLAGLAAIDMAEQVPALQRQLPDLLGIRAMPAPCDLRIGIATGEVLTGSIGSELMMSFTVMGDAVNLASRLEAVNKTYGTRILIAQATAEAISEQLELREIDRLAVVGQTLPQAIFEVMARAGALTGAQASLRAHYAEGLAAYRARRFDEARAAFNAALEAVPGDGPSRTLLGRIAQFETDPPDEGWDGAWRLEQK, from the coding sequence ATGCCGCTTTTCAACCAGACGATCCGGCGCAAGATCGTCGGCATCGCCCTCGGATTGATCGTCCTGATGCTGGTCACCTCGATCCTGTCGATGGTGATGTCGAGCCAGGTCGGCGTCCTCCTGGACGAGCTGACCAACCGCTACATCCCGGCCTATGGCGATCTGGCGCGCGCCAACATCCGCTCGCTGGAGCGGTCGGTGGCGCTGCGCCGCATGGTCATGATGAAGATGCAGGAGGCTCCGGACGAGGAGGCCTATGCGGCGCGGCTGAAGGAGTTCGAGGAAGCCGACCGCAGGATCGAGCAGGAGACCTCGGACGCGCGCAGCCACATCAACGCGATCATCGACGATAGCAGGACGCCCTCGGACAATGCCGCGCTGGCGCGGATCGACACCCGCATCGAAACCGCTGTCTCCGAGTTGCGTCACGGCATGAACGAGGACCACGCAAGGCTCCTCAAGCAGATCGATGCCAAGCAGATGCCGGAGGCGCGCGGCACGCTGGAGCATCTCGACGCCCTGCGCGACCAGTTCAATCAGAGGATCGACGGCATTCGTGGCGACATGCTCAAGCAGGTCTTTGCCTCGACGTCGACGGTAGTCGGCCGGCAGCATCAGGCGATCATCATCTCGGGCATCGTGACCTTGCTCGCAGCGGTCGTCGGCTTCGTCTTCGCGCTTTTGGTCTCCAGCGGCATCACGCGGCCGGTGCGGCTCCTGCTTGCCGGCACCCGCGAGGTCGAGGCGGGCCGCTTCGACAAGCCCATCACGGTCTCGACAAAGGACGAGATCGGCGAGCTCGCCGCCGCCTTCAACCGCATGGTCGAGCAGCTCCGCCACAACGAGCGCGTCCGCGAGACCTTCGGCCGCTACATCGACCCGAAGGTGGTGCAGGGGCTGATCGACCGCCCGGAGGTCTCCATCGACGGCCAGCGCCGGGTCATGACCATCATGTTCTGCGACATGAGCGGTTTCACCTCGATGAGCGAGGGCATGACCCCGCGCGGCCTCGTCAAGGTGATGAACCACTATTTCACCGTCATGTCCGGCCCGATCAGGAGCAATCGCGGCGTCATCGACAAATATATCGGCGACGCCATCATGGCCTATTGGGGCCCGCCCTTCATCGAGGAGGACGAGCCCGCGCTGCTCGCCGGCCTTGCCGCCATCGACATGGCCGAGCAGGTGCCTGCGCTCCAGCGGCAATTGCCTGACCTGCTCGGCATCCGCGCCATGCCGGCGCCGTGCGACCTGCGGATCGGCATCGCCACCGGCGAGGTTCTGACCGGCAGCATCGGCTCCGAGCTGATGATGAGCTTCACGGTGATGGGTGACGCGGTGAACCTCGCCTCCCGGCTCGAGGCCGTCAACAAGACCTACGGGACCCGCATCCTGATCGCGCAGGCGACCGCGGAGGCGATCAGCGAGCAGCTCGAGCTGCGCGAGATCGACCGTCTCGCGGTCGTGGGCCAGACCCTCCCGCAAGCGATCTTCGAGGTGATGGCACGGGCCGGCGCGCTCACCGGCGCGCAAGCGAGCCTGCGCGCGCACTACGCCGAAGGTCTCGCCGCCTACCGTGCGCGCCGTTTCGACGAGGCGCGTGCCGCGTTCAATGCGGCGCTCGAAGCCGTCCCTGGGGACGGCCCGTCACGCACGCTGCTCGGCCGCATCGCGCAGTTCGAGACCGATCCGCCGGATGAGGGATGGGACGGCGCATGGCGGCTGGAGCAGAAATAG